Proteins encoded together in one Urocitellus parryii isolate mUroPar1 chromosome 3, mUroPar1.hap1, whole genome shotgun sequence window:
- the Fam237b gene encoding protein FAM237B yields MGSATRRWFYLLGCIMLINLVNADFEFQKGVLASVSPGITEDIDLQCWNACSLTLIDLKELKIEHNVDAFWNFMLFLQKSQRPGHYTVFLNIAQDFWDMYIDCLLSRSHGMGRRQVTPSKYSFP; encoded by the coding sequence ATGGGTTCTGCCACAAGAAGATGGTTCTACCTACTGGGCTGCATTATGCTGATCAATCTGGTTAATGCTGACTTTGAATTTCAAAAGGGAGTGCTTGCCAGTGTCAGCCCAGGGATCACAGAAGACATTGATCTCCAGTGTTGGAATGCTTGCTCTTTGACATTGATAGATCTCAAAGAACTCAAGATAGAGCACAATGTGGATGCTTTCTGGAATTTCATGTTGTTCTTGCAGAAATCCCAGCGGCCTGGACATTATACTGTCTTCTTAAATATAGCTCAGGATTTTTGGGACATGTATATAGACTGCTTGCTTTCAAGGTCTCATGGAATGGGCAGAAGACAGGTGACACCTTCCAAGTATAGTTTTCCATAG